Proteins encoded within one genomic window of Scomber japonicus isolate fScoJap1 chromosome 16, fScoJap1.pri, whole genome shotgun sequence:
- the gsc gene encoding homeobox protein goosecoid — protein MPAGMFSIDSILSGRPSCKEPLLLHRSGPVVLSAGLTDSIYTDYNGLYTATCGPTPPGVQSVNGTRIGYNGYYYGQLHVQGTGGGPPCCGSVPGLSPQQCPCIPAGYDSPGSVLISPVPHQMMSYMNMGGLSRTELQLLNQLHCRRKRRHRTIFTDEQLEALEGLFQETKYPDVGTREQLARKVHLREEKVEVWFKNRRAKWRRQKRSSSEESVSSQKWNKTTKESAEKTEESKSEVDSDS, from the exons ATGCCCGCCGGGATGTTCAGCATAGACAGCATCCTGTCCGGCCGGCCGAGCTGTAAGGAGCCACTGCTGCTGCACCGGAGCGGCCCGGTGGTGCTGTCCGCCGGCCTCACGGACTCTATCTACACCGACTACAACGGACTGTACACGGCCACATGCGGGCCCACTCCCCCCGGGGTTCAGTCTGTGAACGGGACCAGGATAGGATATAACGGCTACTACTACGGACAGCTGCACGTCCAGGGAACAGGAGGAGGGCCGCCGTGCTGCGGCTCAGTGCCCGGCCTCAGCCCGCAGCAGTGTCCCTGTATCCCGGCAG GATACGACAGCCCGGGCTCGGTGCTGATCTCTCCGGTCCCGCACCAGATGATGTCCTATATGAACATGGGCGGCCTGTCGAGGACCGAGCTGCAACTCCTCAACCAACTGCACTGCCGCAGGAAGCGGAGACACCGCACCATCTTTACCGACGAGCAACTGGAGGCTCTGGAAGGCCTCTTCCAGGAGACCAAGTACCCAGACGTCGGCACCCGGGAGCAGCTAGCCCGCAAAGTCCACCTCCGGGAGGAGAAGGTCGAG GTTTGGTTCAAAAACAGACGCGCGAAGTGGAGGAGGCAGAAAAGATCTTCATCAGAGGAATCAGTCAGCTCTCAGAAATGGAACAAAACGACCAAAGAGTCCGCGGAGAAAACCGAAGAGAGTAAAAGCGAGGTGGACTCTGACAGCTGA